The Spirochaetota bacterium genome has a segment encoding these proteins:
- a CDS encoding tetratricopeptide repeat protein produces MTGTARSSLPAVILLLAATLCTGLPAAAREDFTYLNYLLHLARKNPDDAGPRDRIYFKNDIVYCTGESTLAEVNNSAAARMETGDFAGALEILEKALKNSALFFPFRYNLGVCCLHLQDLQKSLLHFKKAQAVVPEYSGTYLQMGAIYQRWYQDNEAIDAYRQALKWNKNELNTYVLIGDLFFSRHQLQLAKKYYDQCLRINSRFNNAILGKAKILFMEQDYYKALNTLKAIDTRKEYDKTYHYFYAETSFKLQDYRTASEHYGILLANKSDRFFVTHSVTLIEHKLNLSNRFIEK; encoded by the coding sequence ATGACAGGCACCGCCCGCAGTTCATTACCCGCCGTCATCCTGCTCCTGGCGGCAACGCTCTGCACGGGCCTACCCGCCGCGGCCCGCGAGGATTTCACGTACCTGAATTATCTCCTCCACCTGGCCCGCAAGAACCCGGACGACGCAGGTCCCAGGGACCGCATCTATTTCAAAAACGACATCGTATACTGCACCGGCGAAAGCACCCTCGCCGAGGTCAACAACAGCGCCGCGGCCAGGATGGAGACCGGGGATTTTGCCGGCGCCCTGGAAATCCTGGAAAAAGCCCTCAAGAATTCCGCTCTCTTTTTCCCCTTCCGCTACAACCTCGGCGTATGTTGCCTCCATCTCCAGGACCTGCAGAAGTCGCTCCTCCACTTCAAAAAGGCCCAGGCCGTGGTTCCCGAGTATTCCGGGACCTATCTCCAGATGGGTGCCATCTACCAGCGATGGTACCAGGACAACGAGGCCATCGACGCCTATCGCCAGGCGCTCAAATGGAACAAGAACGAGCTGAACACCTATGTTCTTATCGGCGATCTGTTTTTCAGCAGGCATCAGCTCCAGCTGGCAAAAAAGTATTACGACCAGTGCCTGAGGATCAACAGCCGCTTCAACAACGCCATACTGGGGAAAGCGAAGATCCTGTTCATGGAGCAGGATTATTACAAGGCCCTGAACACCCTCAAGGCGATAGACACCCGCAAGGAATACGACAAGACCTATCATTATTTCTACGCCGAGACATCATTCAAGCTGCAGGACTACAGGACGGCGAGCGAACATTACGGCATTCTGCTGGCGAACAAAAGCGACAGGTTTTTCGTCACCCATTCCGTCACCCTGATCGAGCACAAGCTCAACCTGAGCAACCGCTTCATCGAAAAATAG
- a CDS encoding mannose-1-phosphate guanylyltransferase, whose protein sequence is MKVIPVILAGGAGTRLWPLSRDEKPKQFHNLSGSGTLLEETIKRMLPLDPEHCIIVTSKKHENLSRDEIGKFKLSGTVLSEPRPRNTAAALLYAALYIKKRFDDSIMISLPADHHIKNTDEFTRILREGIREAEQGRLVTIGIKPTYPETGYGYIKAMDGPGPIYPIDTFVEKPDIDRARQYFESGNYFWNSGIFVWKISVLLDQYRKLLPDQISAFQPLSELTPAEIASNDGKPWEIKKKIFDAVESISVDFGIMERAENRIVIPGDFGWTDLGSWKSIDDILPPDGSRNRSPEKDMAIFLNSENCSVFTENSRISVVGLSNIVVVQAGNEILVINKDSSQDVKIIAGMVKK, encoded by the coding sequence ATGAAGGTAATACCTGTTATTCTTGCCGGCGGGGCCGGAACACGGCTCTGGCCTCTCTCGCGGGATGAAAAGCCGAAACAGTTTCATAATCTTTCAGGATCGGGGACGCTCCTGGAAGAGACTATAAAGCGCATGCTCCCTCTTGATCCTGAACATTGCATCATAGTCACGTCAAAAAAACATGAAAACCTCTCCAGGGACGAAATCGGCAAATTCAAGCTCAGCGGCACCGTGCTGTCCGAGCCGCGGCCCCGCAATACGGCGGCGGCCCTCCTCTACGCAGCCCTGTACATAAAGAAACGCTTTGACGATTCCATCATGATTTCCCTGCCGGCGGACCATCATATCAAGAATACCGATGAATTCACCCGCATCCTCAGGGAAGGCATACGCGAGGCCGAACAGGGCAGGCTCGTGACCATCGGCATCAAGCCCACCTACCCGGAGACGGGGTACGGCTACATCAAGGCGATGGACGGTCCGGGCCCCATCTATCCCATCGACACCTTCGTGGAAAAGCCCGATATCGACCGCGCCCGCCAGTACTTCGAGTCCGGGAATTACTTCTGGAACAGCGGCATCTTCGTATGGAAGATCTCGGTTCTTCTGGATCAGTACCGGAAGCTTCTTCCGGACCAGATATCGGCGTTCCAGCCCCTGTCGGAACTGACCCCGGCGGAAATCGCCTCAAATGACGGCAAACCCTGGGAAATAAAAAAGAAGATTTTCGATGCCGTTGAATCCATATCGGTGGACTTCGGCATCATGGAGCGGGCAGAAAACCGCATCGTCATCCCCGGCGATTTCGGCTGGACCGACCTGGGCAGCTGGAAATCCATCGACGATATCCTGCCCCCAGACGGAAGCAGGAACCGCTCGCCGGAGAAGGACATGGCGATCTTCCTCAACTCGGAAAACTGCTCCGTGTTCACGGAAAACAGCCGTATCAGCGTCGTGGGCCTGTCCAATATCGTCGTAGTCCAGGCCGGAAACGAGATCCTGGTCATCAACAAGGACTCATCGCAGGACGTGAAAATAATAGCCGGCATGGTAAAAAAATAA
- a CDS encoding DUF1577 domain-containing protein, which translates to MSFLRDNPRKLKSATQVEAINRIIEKYVDLKELFLRVEFKREPIEYLERPEDDVLVLRFKQPLEEDHVEIFTVLRERFIDFVLEKISAAGPAFPDYSYNMRITKCSIALDKREHERYEFVDEFPMATNIATIKIRERESDFRKSLSVRMIVEEFIGKIDGVDIKKVQYKEDKDITPVVQYVMESGSTLHIPDMSDLPRFFKENGAVLENIKSAELRDDLQRWLQNNNVSIKSLVVMPVMYQPLVGKEFPIAYLTAINKDTVIDAARVERIRSSINDLSERVRNGNLVESKLQGKIIDVSAGGVKIELGDSKMIEKLVTQNVIMLEMNFKEENPIVISGQMVWVYKLDDGRCMIGIDFHGSRFGPRMKSALAIHVQNFISRTRH; encoded by the coding sequence ATGTCATTTTTACGCGACAATCCACGGAAGCTGAAAAGCGCTACCCAGGTGGAAGCGATCAACAGGATAATTGAGAAGTATGTCGATTTAAAAGAGCTTTTCCTGCGCGTGGAATTTAAAAGGGAGCCGATCGAGTATCTGGAACGACCGGAAGACGATGTTCTCGTGCTGCGGTTTAAACAGCCTCTTGAAGAGGACCATGTTGAGATTTTCACGGTTTTGAGGGAGCGGTTTATAGATTTTGTTTTAGAAAAGATCTCCGCCGCCGGTCCCGCCTTTCCCGATTACAGTTATAACATGCGAATCACAAAATGCTCGATCGCCCTGGATAAGCGGGAGCATGAGCGGTACGAGTTCGTCGATGAGTTCCCCATGGCGACCAATATCGCGACGATCAAAATCAGGGAGCGCGAGAGCGATTTTAGGAAGTCGCTGTCGGTGCGGATGATCGTCGAGGAGTTCATTGGTAAGATCGACGGCGTGGATATCAAAAAGGTGCAGTACAAGGAGGACAAGGACATCACGCCCGTTGTCCAGTATGTCATGGAGTCCGGCTCCACGCTCCACATTCCGGACATGTCGGATTTGCCCCGTTTTTTCAAGGAGAACGGCGCCGTTCTTGAGAATATCAAATCCGCGGAGCTCCGGGATGACCTGCAGCGCTGGCTCCAGAACAACAATGTCAGCATCAAGTCCCTTGTCGTCATGCCGGTGATGTATCAGCCCCTGGTGGGGAAAGAATTTCCCATCGCCTACCTTACCGCCATCAACAAAGATACCGTCATAGACGCGGCCCGGGTCGAGCGGATCCGTTCGTCCATCAATGACCTCTCGGAGAGGGTGCGGAACGGGAATCTGGTAGAATCGAAGCTTCAGGGAAAGATCATCGACGTGTCCGCCGGAGGCGTAAAGATCGAGCTCGGCGACAGCAAGATGATCGAAAAGCTGGTCACCCAGAATGTCATCATGCTTGAAATGAATTTCAAAGAGGAGAATCCCATCGTCATATCCGGTCAGATGGTATGGGTTTACAAGCTCGATGACGGCCGCTGCATGATAGGCATAGATTTTCACGGTTCACGGTTCGGGCCGAGAATGAAGAGCGCTCTCGCGATTCATGTGCAGAATTTCATTTCCCGCACCAGGCACTAG
- a CDS encoding ATP-binding cassette domain-containing protein, which produces MVSVQALAKHFSTRKAGFFERPGTIRAVDGVSFSIPEGQTLGMVGESGSGKTTAARSILRLIEPDAGEIVIGGTRVHELDRGDLRAFRKNMQIVFQDPYSSLNPRMTVEKTITEPLRIHTTMKQREINARFEELSSLVGLEASHRDRYPHEFSGGQRQRIGIARALALNPRFIILDEPVSALDMSIQGQILNLLHDLQKKLKLTYLLVSHDLAVVEHMSDRIVVMYLGRIVEESPKKSLYAGPLHPYTRSLIKAVPETRAGKHGFSVITGEILSPENPPEGCHFHPRCPHAMDICRKDYPAMKQVRQARVACHLY; this is translated from the coding sequence ATGGTCTCGGTTCAAGCCCTGGCCAAGCACTTCTCGACCAGGAAAGCCGGGTTCTTCGAGCGCCCCGGGACCATCAGGGCCGTTGACGGCGTTTCTTTCTCAATACCGGAAGGGCAGACCCTCGGCATGGTGGGGGAAAGCGGGAGCGGGAAAACCACGGCCGCGCGGTCGATCCTGCGTCTCATCGAGCCCGATGCCGGGGAGATCGTCATAGGAGGCACCCGGGTCCATGAACTGGACCGCGGCGATCTTCGGGCCTTCCGGAAAAACATGCAGATCGTCTTCCAGGATCCCTACAGCTCCCTCAACCCCCGCATGACCGTGGAAAAAACAATCACCGAGCCGCTCCGGATTCACACCACCATGAAGCAGAGGGAGATCAATGCCCGGTTTGAGGAACTGTCGTCGCTGGTGGGCCTTGAGGCGTCTCACCGCGACCGGTATCCCCACGAATTCAGCGGCGGCCAGCGGCAGCGGATCGGCATAGCCCGGGCCCTGGCCCTTAATCCGCGGTTCATCATCCTCGACGAGCCGGTCTCGGCCCTGGACATGTCGATCCAGGGGCAGATCCTGAACCTTCTCCATGATCTGCAGAAAAAATTGAAGCTCACCTACCTCCTGGTGTCCCACGACCTGGCAGTGGTAGAGCATATGAGCGACCGCATCGTGGTGATGTACCTGGGACGCATCGTCGAGGAGAGCCCGAAAAAAAGCCTCTATGCCGGCCCGCTCCATCCCTATACGCGGAGCCTGATAAAGGCAGTCCCGGAGACGAGGGCCGGAAAGCACGGATTCAGCGTTATCACGGGAGAAATTCTCTCTCCGGAAAACCCGCCGGAAGGATGCCATTTCCACCCCCGCTGTCCCCATGCCATGGATATATGCAGGAAGGATTACCCTGCGATGAAACAGGTACGGCAGGCCAGGGTCGCCTGCCACCTCTATTGA